TCGATTTTTCATACTATATATTATAACTTACAATACTGTCTAAAGCAAGTTTAAGTAATTCACTGTAATTAAGAGTTGAAAAGTTTCCATTGTTTCTAAGCCAGGCAATATAAGGTAAAAGGAGAGGTTCTTTTTCTTCTAATGATGATGAATTAAACTTTTTCATAAAAGATTTAGGGGAAAGTGTTTTATTTGGATTTAAAAGATTTACATTTACTTTAGATGAAGTTTCGAGATAGTAAATATCATCTTTCTTTGAAAAAGTAACATTCTTACCTGCCAGATATTTTTCAAGAGAAACTCTATAGGCCTCAAGAATATCAGTTGTTTTTATATTTGCTGAGAGTTCTTTTAATTCAGTACGGAACATAAGCTTAGAAAAAGTCTGTTCTGTTTCAGTCAGTCTTGAAGAATTTTGATTATAAAGAGTATCCAGATAAGTACCTGAAGCATAAGCTCTTCCATTCTGATAAGAAAAATCAGCTCCGAGAATTATTATTTTATTAAATCCTGCTTGAAGTGCAAAATCTAAGGCTGTAATTGTTACTGTACCAGCACCTGAAAAGAGTTGAGGGAGAGGGGAGCCCGAACTTAAATTTATTGCAGATGATAATGGATGTCCCGAACAAAAGAAAAATAATTTATGCCCCGTCTCATAAAGATACCTTGCCGCAGACGCATTTGCACAAAGGTCAAAAGCATAAACAGTCTCATCATTTTTATTTTCAGCATTACTTATAAAATGATTATAAGACACCGCCTGGCCATCTATGGAAACAATAACTTCCGGCGAGATTCCTTTCTTTTTAAGAGTTTGGGCTGCTGTATCTGTTGAAAAAATAAAATATTTATCTCTTTTAGATTTATCCGTAAGTATTTCAATCGTGCGATTAAGGGAAGGTCCAGCTGCAACTACAACTGCTGTTTTATTTTTTATACAGTCTGCGGTAAATAGTGAAGATGGTGTATTTAATTTTTCAGCAAGAATACTATTGTTAATAATATTTGAGTTCCAGATTTTACCAAAATGAGCCTGAACAGAATAATCTGCAGAAATAATTCCAAGAGATTTTTTTAGAACCTGATTTATTTCATTTATATGTGCTGAGTTTTCATTTATCCAGGCTTTCTGTTCAATAATTTTTAGATTTCCATCTCTGGCTGGTAAATAGTTTTGTGAAAGAATCTGTTCTATATTCTCAAGACATGCAAAAATTATCTGCGGATTTTTATTGAGTGAAGTTATTTTTTCGCTGCTCTTTAGAAAATCAAAATCCTCGCTAGAAAGTTCAAAAGCAATTATTTTTGAAGACGGAAATTTCTGTGAAAGTAAACTTATAAAAATTCCACTTCCAGTACCAAGAACTAAAAAGATATTTGCCTGTTCTGTAATTGTATTTAAAAGGTTTTCGGAATCTCGTTCCGGATTATAACGTGATTCCATTGTTCTTCCGCTTTGAAAGACCGGGATTAGAGTACCATTTTTTGCTGGTTCAAAACTTTTATATATACTCATGAAAAGATTCTCTCAATGCGTTTTTGTAATTTTTGCCATTCAGTTTCAATTCTGTTTTCAATTTCTTTATTCAAAGGATCATGAATTGCCTGAACAAAATCAAGAGGGAAAAGCTGTTTCTTCCATTGGATATTTTTTTCAGAATCATATAAAAGTTTCAGACATTCGGATTTATCAAACTGAAAATCAGATTTTGGGAATTTAATTTCAGATGTTTCTGAATGCTTAGAAATTAAATCGATGAAATCTTTTGCTGTAATATCTTTTATCCAGCCAAGAGAATTTCTGCAATATTCTTTTTCCATAAGACGGAAAATCTTTCTTTCCTCTGTCTTAAGCGGATTATTGATAAACCAGTTTTTATAAATATCCAAACTACCGTTAGTTAATTCAGATTTTCCTAAACGAGTTTGTTTTGTACTGATTCTATTATCTTTGTATGAAGAATTTTTTTCGAGTTCATTAGGCTGAGTATGCTGAAATCCTTTTTGAGCTGACATATCGAGACCGCAAAGATAAATATTATTTGTACAATATTTATAGGCAAAGAGAAGGGCAGTGCCGCTTACAGTTCCATTTCGAGATGCCTGTATTGTCTGTATATTTTGAGTTTTTAATAATGCAGAGGAAATACCATCTCCATAATCGAGAGGCATAACTGTAAGTTTTCTCAAAAGCTTTTTAGGACAATATGCTTCAGATGGTATAGCAACTGGAATATCATTTTTATAGAGAGCTTTTAAATGTTCTCCGGCCCAATAACCGCCATCAGTTGTCATGCATAAATCTGGAGTAATTCCGTTCTTTATACAAACAGAAATTGCTGAAGATAAACAGATTATAAAAAACTTATCCTGATAATCTTTAATAATATTAATAAAAGGAATAAGACTTGGACCAGAAGAAATTATAAGGGCCGGCTTATTTATTGTGTTTTCAAAACTGATTGTCTTTGAGCAGTATTTCAAAAAATTACAGCTGTTATATAACCATTTTTTTTCAAAATATTGTCTGGTTATCAATAAGGTTTTTGCTCGGAGCATTGACTGTCTTATTGCATTCCATACAATCTTATCTGTTTCGTTGAAAAGCTGAGATGATGCCGGCCAGCTGATAAAATGAGTTGTCAGTAACTGTTCTTCTGTAAAGTTATTTTCTAAATATGTTTCAAAATCAGGATGTTCATAATAATTTATTACAAAATCAAATTTACTGTTGTATTTAGAAAAATCATTTATATATCGGATTACTCCAGTTTTTATTTCCGGAAATTTCTGTTTTAGAAAATCAGCGCAATAGGAGAGTGCGGGTTCTGTAATTATAATTGTTGTCGGAGTAAAAGGAAGTGAAAGATTATCAACAAATCGCTGAGCTTCTTTTACAGGTGCATAATTTGAGTGAAGAAAGTGCCCTTCTACAGAAGCTGTAATTTCTCCATTTTTTGCTTTTTGAATTGTTACCTTCAAAATTATTCCGCCTGTAAATAATCTTTTATTGCGTCGCAGGAAGTTGCTTTTCCTGAAAAAGAAATCTGAACTTCAGAGGCATAAGAATCAAAGACTTCCTGAAGATTCAATTTTATATGCTGAGTTATGAGTTCTACGGAATAAGCTTTATCTGTAATTATTACAGTTTTGATGCTATGATCAGAGTCTTTTATTGTTGTGTCTGAATTATTATATAAGCATGCAAATCTGTTATAAACTTCATTTATTATTGCTTTATTAAAACTTTCAAAATTGTGTTTTGTATTTGTACTCTGTGAATTATAAAATGCTTTTACTGCTTTTTCGATATCAATTTTATACAATAAAACGACAGTGTTTTCTTTTAATAATGGATTGATATTATTGTATTCATTTGTATGTTCTGAATTTGAG
The Treponema bryantii DNA segment above includes these coding regions:
- a CDS encoding motility associated factor glycosyltransferase family protein — its product is MESRYNPERDSENLLNTITEQANIFLVLGTGSGIFISLLSQKFPSSKIIAFELSSEDFDFLKSSEKITSLNKNPQIIFACLENIEQILSQNYLPARDGNLKIIEQKAWINENSAHINEINQVLKKSLGIISADYSVQAHFGKIWNSNIINNSILAEKLNTPSSLFTADCIKNKTAVVVAAGPSLNRTIEILTDKSKRDKYFIFSTDTAAQTLKKKGISPEVIVSIDGQAVSYNHFISNAENKNDETVYAFDLCANASAARYLYETGHKLFFFCSGHPLSSAINLSSGSPLPQLFSGAGTVTITALDFALQAGFNKIIILGADFSYQNGRAYASGTYLDTLYNQNSSRLTETEQTFSKLMFRTELKELSANIKTTDILEAYRVSLEKYLAGKNVTFSKKDDIYYLETSSKVNVNLLNPNKTLSPKSFMKKFNSSSLEEKEPLLLPYIAWLRNNGNFSTLNYSELLKLALDSIVSYNI
- a CDS encoding 6-hydroxymethylpterin diphosphokinase MptE-like protein, whose product is MKVTIQKAKNGEITASVEGHFLHSNYAPVKEAQRFVDNLSLPFTPTTIIITEPALSYCADFLKQKFPEIKTGVIRYINDFSKYNSKFDFVINYYEHPDFETYLENNFTEEQLLTTHFISWPASSQLFNETDKIVWNAIRQSMLRAKTLLITRQYFEKKWLYNSCNFLKYCSKTISFENTINKPALIISSGPSLIPFINIIKDYQDKFFIICLSSAISVCIKNGITPDLCMTTDGGYWAGEHLKALYKNDIPVAIPSEAYCPKKLLRKLTVMPLDYGDGISSALLKTQNIQTIQASRNGTVSGTALLFAYKYCTNNIYLCGLDMSAQKGFQHTQPNELEKNSSYKDNRISTKQTRLGKSELTNGSLDIYKNWFINNPLKTEERKIFRLMEKEYCRNSLGWIKDITAKDFIDLISKHSETSEIKFPKSDFQFDKSECLKLLYDSEKNIQWKKQLFPLDFVQAIHDPLNKEIENRIETEWQKLQKRIERIFS